The window CCACCTCCGCGGGGCCCGCCGGATCGACACCGGGGATGACCGTCGCCAGCGGCGCGATCGCCGCTGTGGTCGGCGTCCGGCACGGTCCTGTCGGCGGCGCGGAGCGGTCGCTTGCTGGCTCCGTCGCGGTGCGCCGAGCGGGAGTCGTGCCCGTCTGCATACCAGAAAGGAGTCGGGGGATCCGGTATAAGCCTTCGGCGATGGCAGGCGTTGCCTCGCTTCGTTCCGTGTGAACTTACGGCACGGAGAGCGGCGGGGACGGTCCGACGGGGAGGGAGGAGTTCCGTCGAGCCCCCGGACGAGGTGGGTGTACAGCCCTCGAAACGGGCAAAAAGAATTTTCGGATGGCGGCGGTACCGTCCGCGCTGATGCCCTCCACCGACAGGCGACCGGTGCTGACGTACATCGCGCTCGCGATGACGGGATTGGTCGGAGCCGATCTGGCGGTGAAAGCGACCGAATCGCGGGACGAACCGCCCTCGTGGGGCCCTCCCGTCGAGGGCGGGCACGGGGACTGGGCGATCATCGACGAGGACACCGACCGGGTCGACGACGAGGGGATCGACGCGACCCTCGTGCTGACGGTTCAGGGGCCGAACGACGGCTCCGACCGGTTCGACGACGAGGGGATCCGCATCGTCAGCTACGAGGCGATCGTGGACGACGACGACCCGGACTGGACCTACACCCTCGGACGACCGCGCCTCTCGCTCCGCCTCAGCACGAACGGCGCGGGGACGGTCTTCTTCTCGAACGCCAACGCGTACGGGGACACGTCGGACCGCGACGTGACCGGACGCACCGAGATCCGCCACGCGTTCGACGCCGGGAGCGGCCGGGGAGCCGTGAATCCGATCCTGAACTACTCGGGGCCCGCCGACGGCGACGGAACCAGTGCGGACGCGACCATGGAGTCGACCGTTACCGTTCCGATACTGAAAACGTGGCTTCGGGGGGTCGGCGGCCGGATCGAGGCCGGGACGCTTCGGTGCGAGATCACGGAGACGGTCACCTTCGTCGGGTGACCGCGACCGCGAGAGCCCATCCGGATTCGGCGGGAGAGATCTCTCGGTCACGAGGAAACGCCGCAAAAGCGGAGTCCGCTAACCCGAAGCAGACCGCGACCGCGGACCGCGTCGCCGACTTAGAAGTAGTCGATCGACTGCGGCAGTTCGAGCTTCATCCCCTTGCGCTCGCGGATCTCCATGATCTTCTCGCGCTGGAGGTTGTCGACGAGGACGCGGAAGCCCGCGTTCTCGGTGTTCCACGAGGCGCGGCCCTCGGTGGCCGAGCGGATGTCGGAGGAGAAGCCGATCATCTCCTCGACGGGCGCGATGCCCTCGACGACCATCAGGTCGCCCTCCTGGTACATGTCGTCGACGCGGCCGCGGCGGCCCTGGATCTCGCCGGACGCGGCGCCCATGTGCTCCGAGGGCACGTCGATCCGGACGTCCTGGATCGGCTCCAGCAGGCGGACCTCGCCGTCGATCAGCGCGCGGTGGACCGCGTCGCGGACCGCGGGGATGACCTGCGCGGGCCCGCGGTGGATGGTGTCCTCGTGGAGCTTCGCGTCGTGGAGACGGAACAGCGATCCCTGGACCGGCTCGGCGGCGAGCGGCCCGTCGTCGAGCGCCTCTTGGAGCCCTTCTAAGACGAGCTCCATCGTCTCGTTGAGGTGCTGGATCCCCTTCGTGTCGTCGATGAGGATGTTGGTCCGGTGGATGTCCTCGACGTTCTGCGAGGTGTCCTTGTCCATGCCGGCCTCCTGCAGCGCCTCGCGGCGCTCCAGTTCGGGCATGTCCATCGAGACCTCGCCGAGCTGGATGGCGTCGACGATGTCCTGGTCCATCGGCTCGACGGTGATGTAGAACTTGTTGTGACGGTTCGGCGACTGCCCCTCGACCTCGCGGGACGCCTCTTGGGGCTGCTCGCGGAAGACGACGATCGGCTCGCCGGTGATGACCGGGATGCCCTGGTTGTCGCGGATGCGCTGGGTGATCACTTCGAGGTGGAGCTCGCCCTGCCCGCTGATGAGGTGCTCGCCCGTGTCCTCGTTGATCTCGATCTGGATCGTCGGATCCTCCTTTGCGACCTGCTGGAGCGTCTCGATGAGCTTCGGCAGGTCGTCCATGTTCTGGGCCTCGACGGACTTCGTGATGACCGGCTCGGAGATGTGCTCGATCGACTCGAACGGCGTCATCTCGACGGACGAGACCGTGGAACCGGCGATGGCGTCACGCAGTCCGGTGACGGACGCGATGTTCCCGGCCGGGACGCGGTCCACCTCCTCGCGCTCGGACCCCATGAAGAGCCCGACGCTCTGGATGCGGTTCTTGCCGGCGGTCCCGGAGACGTACAGCTCCTGGCCCTTCTCCAGTGTGCCGGAGAAGACGCGGCCCGTCGCGATCTCGCCCGCGTGCGGGTCCATGGAGATGTCGGTGACCATGAAGACGACCTCGCCGTCCTCGTTGACCATCCGCATCGTGTCGGCCAGCTCGCTGTCCGCGTCGCCGCGCCAGATGCGCGGGACACGACGAGGCTGGGCGTCGACCGGGTTCGGGAAGTGCTCGCAGACCATGTCGAGCACGACGTTCGAGAGCGGCGTCCGCTCGTGGAGCTCTTCGCGCTTGTCGTTCTGTTCGAGCTCCATGATGTCGCCGAAGTCCATGCCGGTCCGCTGCATCGACGGCATCGAGACGCCCCACTTGTACAGCGCGGAGCCGAAGCCGACCGTCCCGTCCTCGACGGAGACGGTCCAGTCCGTGGGGATGTCGTCCATGTTCTCGGCCATCCCGCGGATGAGCTCGTTGACGTCGGCGATGACGGACATCAGCCGCTCCTGCATCTCCTGAGGCCCCTCCTGAAGCTCGGAGATGAGGCGGTCGACCTTGTTGATGAACAGCGCCGGCTTCACGCCCTCGCGGAGCGCCTGCCGGAGCACCGTCTCCGTCTGCGGCATCGCGCCCTCGACGGCGTCGACGACCACTAAGGCGCCGTCGACCGCGCGCATCGCGCGGGTGACGTCGCCCCCGAAGTCCACGTGGCCCGGGGTGTCGATGAGGTTGATGAGGTGGTTGGTGTCCTCGTACTCGTGGGTCATCGAGACGTTCGCCGCGTCGATGGTGATGCCGCGCTCCTGCTCGTCCTCCTTCGTGTCCATCGCGAGCTGCTCGCCCGCGGTGTCCTGGGAGATCATGCCGGCACCGGCCAGCAGGTTGTCGGAGAGCGTCGTCTTGCCGTGGTCGACGTGGGCGGCGATGGCGATGTTCCGGATGTTCTCCGGAGTGTCCATCAGCCGCTCGCACTCTTGAACGATCTTCTTGCGTCGGCCCATTATACCGCTTGTTACCGATAGCAGGGTCAAAAGGGTAGTGTTTCTCCGCGGCCGTTTCGCCGAGGATCACCCCTGATCGCCGGAGATTTCGTGTCGATCGGTCGCACGATTCGATGCGTGTGGGCAGCACGATTCGGTGAGCGCGAGCCGCGCGGTTCGGTGAGCGCGAGCCACGCGGTTCGGGATGGGTGGGCGAGACGAACGGCCGCGAGACGACCGCGGCCGTCTCCACGCGGATTTAAGTGCTCGGTGGGGAACCGAGGCGTATGAACGAGACGCTCTCGCGGCTCGCCGACACCGGCGTCGTCGCGGTGCTGCGCGGGGTCGAGGCCGACCAGCTCATCGGGATCACGGAGGCGCTCCGCGAGGGCGGGGTCACCGCCGTCGAGATCACCGCGGACACGCCAGACGTCGCCGGGAAGCTCGAAGCGGTGACGGGCTCGTTCGGCGACGAGGTCGTCGTCGGCACCGGCACCGTGCTCGACAGCGAGACCGCCCGGACGACCCTGATGGCCGGCGCCGAGTTCGTCGTCTCGCCGAGCCTCCACGAGGACGTGATCGAGACCTGCAACCGCTACGGCGCCGTCACCGCGCCCGGCGTGATGACGCCGACCGAGGCGATCCGAGGGTACGAAGCCGGCGCCGACTTCGTGAAGGTGTTCCCCGCGAAGACCGTCGGTCCGGCCCACCTCGGCGCGATGAAGGGACCGCTCGGCCAGATCCCGATGATGCCGACCGGCGGCGTCGGCCCCGGCAACGCGGCCGACTACATCGACGCCGGCGCGTTCGCGGTCGGCGCCGGCGGCGCCCTCGTCGACTACGACGCGGCCGAGCGCGGCGACTACGAGTCGATCACCGAGACCGCCCGCGAGTTCGTGCAGGTGGTCGAGGAGGCGCGCGACGACGACTGAGGCGACGCAATAGCGACGGTCTCCTTATAAACAAATAAATACGGCAGCAGCGGTGGCGCGCGCCTTCGAGTGGCCGCCCTCGGCGGCCACGAGGTGCGCGTGCGAGGGACGCGGTGAGCGCTCGGAGAGCGCGAACCGCGAGGCTGGGGAGGCGTGAGGTGCGGTTGCGGTGCGGTCGGGGTGGGACTCAAAGGGGCAGCCGCGAGGCGGACGCAGGCGACGTAAGCAGCGTGGCGCGTAGCGCCACGGGCAGCCGGCGGCGAAGCCGCCGGCGACACCGCAGGGAGCGAACAAAGTGAGCGACCGAGGAGCGCAGCGAGCGTGCATCCGCCTCGCGGCTGGGGCTTTGGAGGTGCTCTCCGCCGATCTATCATCAACCGCGTATAAATGAGCTGATGGAGCTTTGGAGGTGCTCTCCGCCAGATCGAGATCGGTTCTTTATAAAGGACAGACGGAGGCGACAATCACTCGGAAGCTTTCGAAAAGCGCGTCTTCGCCCGCAACCCCTACATGAAGTCGGCGATGCCGGACTGCTTGTTGGTGTCGTCCTCGAAGATCGATTCGAGCGACTCCTCTAACACCTTCAGCCGCTGTTTCGTATAGGGTCGACAGCCGAACCGGTCGGCGACCTCGATCGCCGTGTCGACGTACTTGTTCACCGATCCCTGGTGGACGGTGAGGTTCACGCGCCCGCCGCACTCGCGGCAGTCGCCCGAGAGCGGCATCCGGCGGTACTTCTCGCCGCAGTCGAGACACCGCGTCTCCTGCCGCGAGAACGCCCGGAGGTTCCCGATGATGTCCGGCAGGAAGTGGTACTCGATGACCCGCTCGGCCACGTCGGTCTCGTCGACCGCGCGGAGCTTCCGGGCCAGCTCCAGCTGCGCGTCCATCTTCTCCATCATGTCCCCGAGCGTTTTGTACGCAGACAGGTCCGGCCCCATCGCGATGTCCGTCGTGTCGTGGGTGTGGTCGAACCCGTGGTACTCCTCGTCGGTCCCGAGCGTGTCCTCGCCGAGCTGGATCCGGTCTTCCAGCTCCTCCGGGTCCGTCAGCTCCAGCGTCGCCTCGTAGAACTCGCGCGGGTACTCGCGCACGATATCCATGTTGTGCGCCTCGTCGTCGATCTCGGAGGGGTCGATCCGCGAGGACATCACGAGGGGCGCGTCCATGCGCCCCCCGCGCTGGTCGGGGAGAAATTCTTTCGAGAAGTTGAGAAGTCCGTCCATCAGGAGCATCACGCAATCCTCGTCGCCGTCGCACTGAGCGACCAGTAAATCGTTCGCCGCGAGGGTGTGCGTCTCGGCGACCGTGAGATTGTAGGTGTGTTCGACGTCGCTTTCGAGGAATTCCACCGAGTCGACTACGTCCGTCTCGATCCCTCCATCTGCAGCCACATCAGCGGCGACTTCCGCCGACGTCTCGTAATCGAGAGTCGTCGCTGGAACCAAATCACCGATCTCCAGTTCGTTCGCGGCGACCTTCCGAACACGCCCGTCCTCGGCTCGCAGCATCGTATGGTCGGGCGTCACGCGAATTGAGCGTCCACCCCGGGTCTCGACCCGGACAAGGTGGTCCTGACTCAGGTGTTTTGAGACGGCAGTCACCGACTGTGTCGACCTGTTTCCGCGTTCGTCGATCGAAGGGACTTCGATCGAGCCGTCGAGTTCGTCCACGAGCGTTCCGAAGTCATCGGTTCGCGGATTGTCCAGCCGATCCTCAACGAAGGCTTCGATAGTCTCGCGGTGCCAACCCGCGTCGTCTCGATACTCGATTTCCGTCTCCGGGTGGAAACAGTTCCTTCGTTTGGCGGCGTGAAAGTACGGATGCGCGTATCCGACGGCCGCCGACGTAAATCCTACCACTCTTCCGACAGTTGCCGCGCTCGTGTGCGGCGCCATCCCGAAGACGAGCTCGCCGACGAGGTCGTCGCGCTCGTTCACCTCGTAGAACCGCGGAAGCCCGTAGAACTGTTCGAGCAGGTCGTCGACGAAGTCGGCGGTCCGCAGCATGTGCTCGGCCGCGCCGTCCGAGAGGACGATGTCCTGGACCCGGAGCTCCACGAGCTGGTCGTCGTGGCGCAGGGGCTCGCCGTCGATGTCGGTCTCGTAGCCGATCTCCCGGAGGTGGTCGGCGGTGACGTCGAGCTCCTCGGGCCGGACGGACGTGACCGGGAGGTCCGTCATGTCGTACCTGACGGTGCCGTCCTTGAACGACGTGACGCCGTTCTTCGCGCGCAGGATGCCTTTCTCGATCGGCTCGGGGGTCTTGTTCCGCGAGGTGAGCCCCTGGACCCCCTTGAGGATCTCGAAGGACGCCTCGCGCTCGCCGACGTTCGCCAGCGCGGAGCGGTACGCGTCGTTGAGGTCGACCTCCTGGTACGTCGCCGCGCGCACCTCCCACTCGCAGCGCGGGCACTCGACGCGACCGGCCTCGTCGGGCTCGCAGACGGTGCCGCAGTCGCCGCACTCGTAGTGGGGCTCGGTGTGGACCTCGCAGTCCGGACACCGGGCCTTGTAGGTGTGTTCGCCGCAGTCGGGACAGACCCGGTCGGAGACCTCGACCTCCAGCCGCCCCCGGTGGCCCGAGTCGTCCATCACGCTCGCGGCCTCGGCGACGTCGCGCTGGGGGCCGCCGGCCTCGTTGATCGGGAACAGGGTGTGGACCGCCGGGGAGAGGTCGCGGCTCTCCGACTTCTCGGGGCGGCCCATCCGGTTCCCGATCCGGGTCGGTGCGCGTTCGCGCACCTCGAAGGGCGCGACCTCGTTGACGGCCTTCACGGCGTTCTCGCCGTCGGCCCACTCGCGGGCCGCCGCCGAGAGGTCGCTCTCCTCCCACGTCTTCCGGAGACCATCGTCGACACCGAGCGACCGCGCGAGCGGGCGCCACGTCGGGACCCGGAGGGCGTCCGGGGTGGCGGTGTGCTCGACCAGCAGCGACTCCAAGGCCCCCTGCGTCGTCTCCGTGCGCTCGATCGCGAGGACGCCCTCGACCACGTCGCCGTCGGCGACCGCCTCGGCGAGCGCCTCGAACGCCGCGACCGACACGTCGTGCCAGAGGGAGGTGTACTCCGGGTGGAGCGGGCAGTCGTACTCGCGCGCCCACGCGAGCGCCTCGTCGACGTCGGGGTGTTCGAGGTCGACGTGGGGGTCGTCCCGCAGGGCCTGCACGTCCGCGCCGGCGTCGGCGAACTCCTTGACCCACCACTCGTACACGTACGAGGCGGGCGCGAGCGGGTGGTTGTTCTCGACGAACTCCCCGTAGTTGACGAGGTACTCGCCTAAGTCGAGCACCTTCTCGACGCCGTTTCGGACCTCCTTCGCCTCCTCGGGGTCGTCGATGCGGCGGACCTCGCCGTTCGCGAGCCGGACCGTCGGCCCCTCGATGGAGTCGACGGGGACGACCCCGTGGGCCTTCCCCGGGCGCTCCGTCTTGATCTGCGTGCCGGCCGCGAGGAAGTCGTCGACGAGGTGCATCGTCGCCGGGTGAACCCCGCCGGTCGCGAACCCGTGGTTCCGCGCGCGACCGTACCGGAGCCGGAACCCGCCCGCCTCGCTCGGGTGGGTGAACACGGGGCGACCCGCGATCAGGTCGCGGAGGAACTTCTGCGAGGGCTTCGCGCGCGGCGGGCCGTCGGGCGCCTCGCCGCCGGACTCCGACTCGCTCTCGTCGCCCTCGCTCGCGTCGTCCCCCACGTCCCCGTCCGAGTCGAGCGACTCGCCGTCCGAGCCCCCCTCGTCGCTCGCGCCGGACCCGTCTGTCCCGATCGTCCCGTCGATCAGGTCCTGGAGCCACGGCCAGTCGACCTCGTCGAGGTCGCGGGTGTACCGCTGGATCTTCGGGGCCTTCAGCGCGATCCCCTCGGCGGCGACGAGGCACATCCCGCCGCGCGCGGAGTTGGTGTCGACGCGTTCGAGGTCGCGGAAACCGGAGACCTCCTCGTCGCTCGTCGCCTCCCCGTCGAGCATGATGGGGATGTGCTCGGCGATGAACTTCGACTCCTTGTCCTTCGGCGTGTACTGGAGTCCGGTCTCCTTGTCGTAGAGGGCGATCTCCTCGGCGTAGCGCTCGACCTCCACGTCGCGCGGCTTGTACTCGTCGATGCCCAAAAGCGAGCGGGCGTAGTCGGCGACGAGCACAGAGAGCGCCTGCGCGGTCCCGCCCGCCGACCGGATCGGACCGGCGTAGTAGACGTTGACGAACTCGGTGCCGTCGTCGTTCTCCAGCAGCTCGACCCGATCGATCCCCTCGATCGGCGCGGCGACGACCCCCTCGGTGAGCAGCGCGACCGCGGTCCGGACCGCGCCCTCGACCTTCCCCGCGCGGGAGTCGTAGTCGCCGACCGTCCCCTCGACGAAGTCGGTGACGAGTTCCAGGGCCGCCTCCTCGCGAGACATCTCGCCTTCCAACTCGCGGACGCGTTCCGCGACGCCGTCGATGCCGAGGATGTTCTCGACGCGGTCGGCCATGTCGCGGGCGACGGGGATCTCGACCTCGGGCTCCGGGTCGTACCCCTGTCCCTTCGCCGTCTCCGCGAGCTCCAGCGCCTCGTCGAGCCGGTCTTCGATCCGGGCGAAGTATCGCTCGTCGTCGGGTCTCATCGCCGCGAGACCCGCCTCACAGCCATAAGTCGAGGTCGGTGGTCGCGTCGTGCGACCGTTCCAGCGGCTCGTCGAACGCGCGGAGGTGGCATTCGCCCGCCCAGACCGTCGCGGAGTCGAGGTGGCCGGCGAGCGCCTGCCCGCTCGGCCGCGACAGCACGGCGTGGGTGTGCGCAAACACCTCCCCGTCGAGCAGCGAGACGTTCCCGACGCAGGCGGCGACCTCCAGCGGCTCGTCGAACGTCACCGACTGGTACTCGGTGTCCTCCTGGTCGTAGAACCAGACGTCCGCGTCCTGGACGGCGCCGAGCGCCGTGAACCAGCCCGCCTCGACGTCTTCCGCGCGGGCGAGGTCCTCGATCTCCTCGCGCCAGTCGGCGCCGGTCTCGAACCGCGCGACGTACTCCGCCGTCGTCTCGACTTCCCGGTGGTGCATAGGAACCGCCCACGGCCGCCGGGGGCAAAAAGGCTTCAGTCGCGGCGCGCGTGACCGACTCGAACCGAATTGATATAGCGCCATTAGATTTATACCTGAGAAATCGCGACGGACGGACAACTCACAGAAACCGTCGCTACGGCGTCAAAAACGAGGGAAAAACGGGGTGCGAAAGAGTACTGGACCGGTTCAGAACGGGGCCTGCGGGCCTTCGTCGTCGCCGCCGTCGTCGGTCGTCTCGCCGGGGAACGACGGCGACGTGCCGCCGCTGCTGGTCCCGCCGAGGTCGCCGTCGGCGCCCGAGCCCATGCCCGTATCGGCGTGGACGGTCTCGATCTCCGGGATCTCCTTGACCATCCGGGACTTGATCGCCTGGATCGTCATCGGTGAGATACCGCAGCCGGAGCAGGCGCCGCCGAGCTGGATCGTGACCTCGCCGCTCTCGCGGTCGAGGTGGTTGATGGCGGCGCTCCCGCCGTGCATCTGGATCTGCGGGAAGTTGCGCCGCAGGAAGTTCGTGATCCGCTCGCGGAGCTCGTTTTCCCCGTCGGCTGTGTCCGTGCTCATGCCAGCGAGTTGGCGGGCGGCGGGCTTATGCCTTTGGTTCGCCGGAATGCGACCCCGCTCAGGGGTCACACGCAGGCGCCGACGAAGAGGCGGGTATCGACGGCGAGAGGGGTCCCGTCACTCCGGTCGATCGACCTGAAACGTCCGGTGAAGCTCCGCTTCGATCCGCTCGACGTACTCCTCGAGCGTCTCCTCGAACGTCTCGTCGTCGACGAGCACGCCCTCCAGCCGGTCGCGCGGGTTCTCGGGGAGCTCGACGTAGAACTCGCCGTCCTCGTAGAAGGGTTCGGACTCGTTGAGTATCGTCTGGTCGATCCCGTGGATCAACTGGGAGTCGTGGCGCTCGTTCATGTGGTTGAACGCGTTCTTGTACGCCCGCTGGAGCTCATTGAAGTAGTGGGCGTATTTGTCCTCGAACTTCTCGGGGTCGAACTCGTCGGCCATGTCGGATCCGAGGGCCCCGCGATGAAAAAGCCGGTCGATCGCCGGCGAGACGGCGGAACCGACCGATAGCATCGGGGTCGGCGCTGGAGACGGAGGGGCCTCGTCGAGCGTCGGTCCGGCCGGCAGACACCAATTAAATCATATAATGCTATATCAAAAGATGTGGCCGGATCGAGGGCCGGCGGCGGCGGGACGGCGAGTGCGGCAGGCGGAACCGAGAGTGCGTCGATCGACAGACCGACATGGCGACTCCGAGCACGACCGGCGACCCCGAGCACGACCGGCGGACCGGCCGGACGAGGACGTCACAGGGGTCGTTCCGGTAGCACTCCGGGTTACAGGTCGGTAGGGTTCGGAGAAGAGAGGGACGCGGCGACTACCGGAACCGGCCGAGCAGCCGGTAGTCGTGGTCGGGCTCGTACCGGCGGAACAGCAGGCTGTTGGTGAGGACGCTCACGCTGGAGAACGCCATCGCGCCGGCGGCGAGCACGGGCTGAAGCAGTCCGAGCGACGCCAGCGGGATCATCGCCGTGTTGTACCCGAGCGCCCACACGAGGTTCTGTTTGATCTTCTGGAGCGTCGCGTCGGAGATGCGGATGGCCTTCACCACGTCCAGCGGGTCGTCCCGCATCAGGGTCACGTCCGCGGCCTCGATGGCGACGTCGGTTCCCGAGCCGATGGCGGTCCCGACGTAGGCGACCGCGAGCGCCGGCGCGTCGTTGACGCCGTCGCCGACCATCATCGCCCGTCGGCCGTCAGCTTGGATCGCTTCGACGGCGTCGGACTTGTCCTCGGGGAGGACCCCGGCGCGGACGTTCTCGGGGTCGATCCCGACCCGCTCGGCGACGGCGCGGGCGGTACGCTCGTTGTCGCCGGTGATCATCATCACGTCGATGCCCCGGTCGCGGAGCGCGGCGACGGCGTCCGCCGCGCTCGGCTTGACCGTGTCGGCGTCGGCGACGACGCCGGCCAGCTCGCCCCGGTACGCGACGAGCATCGCCGTCTTCCCCTCGCGTTCGAGGCGTTCCATCGTCTCGGCCGCGGGCGAGGCGTCGATCCCCTCGTCCGCCAGCAGCTTGCGGTTGCCGACCAAGACCTCGTCGCCACCGTCGGACGAGTCCGACGAGCCTCCGGCAAAGCCGGAGACCTCCACCGTCGCGCGGACCCCGTGACCGGGGACGTTCTCGAAGTCGTCAGGGTCGGGGACCTCCAGGCCGCGCTCGCGGGCGCCCTCGACGATGGCGCGCGCGAGGGGGTGCTCGCTGCCGCGCTCGGCGATCGCGGCGAGCCGGAGCACGTCGTTCTCCCCGAGGCGGTCGGCGTCCGGGCTCGCGAGGTCGCCCTCGCCGGCGTCCGTCTGCGACGCCGTCCCGCCGTCGGGGATCGGGTTGCCGTCGCGGTCGAACGCGACCACGTCCGTCAGCTCCATCTCGCCCTCGGTGAGCGTCCCCGTCTTGTCGAAGACGACGGTGTCGACGTCCTTGGCGCGTTCGAGCACGTCACCGCCTTTAAAAAGGACGCCGTTGCCGGCGCCGATCGTGGTGCCGACCATCGTCGCGGCCGGCGTCGCCAGTCCCAGCGCGCAGGGACAGGCGATGAGGACGGCGGAAGCGAACACGACGATGGCGAACTCGAAGACCGAGACGCCGCCGCCGGCGGCCGCCGGACCGCCCGCGACGAGCCCCCACAGCGGGAGCCCGTCGACGAACCCGGCGAGCGCCTCGGGGAACAGGAACCAGACCGCCGCCCAGAGGACCGCGTTGGCGATGACCGCCGGCACGAAGTACGCCGAGATCCGGTCGGCGAGGTTCTGGATATCGGGCTGGCGCGACTGCGCCTCCTTCACCGTCCGGACGATCTGCTGGAGGGCGGTGTCCGCACCGACCTTGGTCGCCTCGACGACGAGCGCGCCGTTCTCGTTGATCGTGGAGCCGACCAC is drawn from Halorubrum sp. CBA1229 and contains these coding sequences:
- a CDS encoding elongation factor EF-2, producing MGRRKKIVQECERLMDTPENIRNIAIAAHVDHGKTTLSDNLLAGAGMISQDTAGEQLAMDTKEDEQERGITIDAANVSMTHEYEDTNHLINLIDTPGHVDFGGDVTRAMRAVDGALVVVDAVEGAMPQTETVLRQALREGVKPALFINKVDRLISELQEGPQEMQERLMSVIADVNELIRGMAENMDDIPTDWTVSVEDGTVGFGSALYKWGVSMPSMQRTGMDFGDIMELEQNDKREELHERTPLSNVVLDMVCEHFPNPVDAQPRRVPRIWRGDADSELADTMRMVNEDGEVVFMVTDISMDPHAGEIATGRVFSGTLEKGQELYVSGTAGKNRIQSVGLFMGSEREEVDRVPAGNIASVTGLRDAIAGSTVSSVEMTPFESIEHISEPVITKSVEAQNMDDLPKLIETLQQVAKEDPTIQIEINEDTGEHLISGQGELHLEVITQRIRDNQGIPVITGEPIVVFREQPQEASREVEGQSPNRHNKFYITVEPMDQDIVDAIQLGEVSMDMPELERREALQEAGMDKDTSQNVEDIHRTNILIDDTKGIQHLNETMELVLEGLQEALDDGPLAAEPVQGSLFRLHDAKLHEDTIHRGPAQVIPAVRDAVHRALIDGEVRLLEPIQDVRIDVPSEHMGAASGEIQGRRGRVDDMYQEGDLMVVEGIAPVEEMIGFSSDIRSATEGRASWNTENAGFRVLVDNLQREKIMEIRERKGMKLELPQSIDYF
- a CDS encoding PPC domain-containing DNA-binding protein, which translates into the protein MHHREVETTAEYVARFETGADWREEIEDLARAEDVEAGWFTALGAVQDADVWFYDQEDTEYQSVTFDEPLEVAACVGNVSLLDGEVFAHTHAVLSRPSGQALAGHLDSATVWAGECHLRAFDEPLERSHDATTDLDLWL
- the eda gene encoding bifunctional 4-hydroxy-2-oxoglutarate aldolase/2-dehydro-3-deoxy-phosphogluconate aldolase, which produces MNETLSRLADTGVVAVLRGVEADQLIGITEALREGGVTAVEITADTPDVAGKLEAVTGSFGDEVVVGTGTVLDSETARTTLMAGAEFVVSPSLHEDVIETCNRYGAVTAPGVMTPTEAIRGYEAGADFVKVFPAKTVGPAHLGAMKGPLGQIPMMPTGGVGPGNAADYIDAGAFAVGAGGALVDYDAAERGDYESITETAREFVQVVEEARDDD
- a CDS encoding DUF5783 family protein translates to MADEFDPEKFEDKYAHYFNELQRAYKNAFNHMNERHDSQLIHGIDQTILNESEPFYEDGEFYVELPENPRDRLEGVLVDDETFEETLEEYVERIEAELHRTFQVDRPE
- a CDS encoding DNA-directed DNA polymerase II large subunit; the encoded protein is MRPDDERYFARIEDRLDEALELAETAKGQGYDPEPEVEIPVARDMADRVENILGIDGVAERVRELEGEMSREEAALELVTDFVEGTVGDYDSRAGKVEGAVRTAVALLTEGVVAAPIEGIDRVELLENDDGTEFVNVYYAGPIRSAGGTAQALSVLVADYARSLLGIDEYKPRDVEVERYAEEIALYDKETGLQYTPKDKESKFIAEHIPIMLDGEATSDEEVSGFRDLERVDTNSARGGMCLVAAEGIALKAPKIQRYTRDLDEVDWPWLQDLIDGTIGTDGSGASDEGGSDGESLDSDGDVGDDASEGDESESESGGEAPDGPPRAKPSQKFLRDLIAGRPVFTHPSEAGGFRLRYGRARNHGFATGGVHPATMHLVDDFLAAGTQIKTERPGKAHGVVPVDSIEGPTVRLANGEVRRIDDPEEAKEVRNGVEKVLDLGEYLVNYGEFVENNHPLAPASYVYEWWVKEFADAGADVQALRDDPHVDLEHPDVDEALAWAREYDCPLHPEYTSLWHDVSVAAFEALAEAVADGDVVEGVLAIERTETTQGALESLLVEHTATPDALRVPTWRPLARSLGVDDGLRKTWEESDLSAAAREWADGENAVKAVNEVAPFEVRERAPTRIGNRMGRPEKSESRDLSPAVHTLFPINEAGGPQRDVAEAASVMDDSGHRGRLEVEVSDRVCPDCGEHTYKARCPDCEVHTEPHYECGDCGTVCEPDEAGRVECPRCEWEVRAATYQEVDLNDAYRSALANVGEREASFEILKGVQGLTSRNKTPEPIEKGILRAKNGVTSFKDGTVRYDMTDLPVTSVRPEELDVTADHLREIGYETDIDGEPLRHDDQLVELRVQDIVLSDGAAEHMLRTADFVDDLLEQFYGLPRFYEVNERDDLVGELVFGMAPHTSAATVGRVVGFTSAAVGYAHPYFHAAKRRNCFHPETEIEYRDDAGWHRETIEAFVEDRLDNPRTDDFGTLVDELDGSIEVPSIDERGNRSTQSVTAVSKHLSQDHLVRVETRGGRSIRVTPDHTMLRAEDGRVRKVAANELEIGDLVPATTLDYETSAEVAADVAADGGIETDVVDSVEFLESDVEHTYNLTVAETHTLAANDLLVAQCDGDEDCVMLLMDGLLNFSKEFLPDQRGGRMDAPLVMSSRIDPSEIDDEAHNMDIVREYPREFYEATLELTDPEELEDRIQLGEDTLGTDEEYHGFDHTHDTTDIAMGPDLSAYKTLGDMMEKMDAQLELARKLRAVDETDVAERVIEYHFLPDIIGNLRAFSRQETRCLDCGEKYRRMPLSGDCRECGGRVNLTVHQGSVNKYVDTAIEVADRFGCRPYTKQRLKVLEESLESIFEDDTNKQSGIADFM
- a CDS encoding NifU family protein translates to MSTDTADGENELRERITNFLRRNFPQIQMHGGSAAINHLDRESGEVTIQLGGACSGCGISPMTIQAIKSRMVKEIPEIETVHADTGMGSGADGDLGGTSSGGTSPSFPGETTDDGGDDEGPQAPF